Genomic window (Clarias gariepinus isolate MV-2021 ecotype Netherlands chromosome 4, CGAR_prim_01v2, whole genome shotgun sequence):
TAAAATATGTGAAACAGGTTAAAGAAACTGTGTAGATGTGTGATTACCAGGTCAGCGAGCGGTGACAGGTACATGGTGATGGTGAAGGCGCTGCAGGCCAGGCCCAGCTGCGAAAGCTGTGTGTTTCCCGGAGGAACAATCATGCTGAAATAGACCCAagatacacacaacacacataccATGCCCAGGGTCTGCACAAACACATTCCTCTGGGAGACagacccacacagacacacaaaacaatccaaaatttatttgaaatactTTCAAATCCAACTGCATGTCTAAACAATATAACCTGGGAACTGTTTACTGCATTTTCTGTAGAATACCATAGAAGTGTTCCTTTGGCACCAAAGCTTTCGTTATAAGCAACAGCCATTTATGCCATTTATTTGTTGTgaagaataattattatttggcTTCAGATCTTATTTTACTCACCCTCTCTTTGGCATAATGGAAGTAGGTGACGATATACAGTAACTGTAATAAGGCTCCAATGGAATTAACAAGCATCAATGTGCCATCGTTTTTCAGCACCCCGTAGTACAGCCAGCCTAAATTACTGAATACATACAGAGACACTGTAAAGCGCCGCTGGtgctttttttatgtagaaTGCAAAACTGATGTGCACACATGCAAATGGACACACATGGAAAGATTCTAGTACATTTGCATGCACTCACTTTAAGCAGGTGGTGAGGAAAGGCAGGAACTGGACACTATCTGCACTCTGTATGGctctcattttctttaaatCGGTCCTGCAAAAtattcacacatatacacagaagGACTCGTCAGATATACAGCGAACAGAAATATGCTGACTTTGGTCCAATCCATCTGATTAATGACTCTGCTTAAATTGTGGCTCTTCATCATGAGGCAATAAAagttatatactttttttgcatatttgttgaACTGACAAGTTTGGTTTAGGAAAAGACTTCAGAGGCATTTCAAGCTCGTGCCTCCTCACAGTAGGGAAGTATGACCTGCATGACTTTGATTGTCCCCTTGCAACATAAGGGTAGAAAAATATAGTCAGGGGACAGATTATTCCTATCACATCAAACCTGATTTATTCTTCCTTCTGAACGTTGTCGGAGGTGTGGAATTTTGAGCAGAGGGAAGCAATGCATCCTGGGGAGTGAGAAAATTCACTGATTCATCTTTATCCTGGATCAGGTTAGTAGTAGATcagcagcctatcccaggaacccTGGGTGTTTGGTGAGAA
Coding sequences:
- the slc50a1 gene encoding sugar transporter SWEET1 — translated: MDFLQLLSWACIVFTIGMFSTGLTDLKKMRAIQSADSVQFLPFLTTCLNNLGWLYYGVLKNDGTLMLVNSIGALLQLLYIVTYFHYAKERRNVFVQTLGMVCVLCVSWVYFSMIVPPGNTQLSQLGLACSAFTITMYLSPLADLLEIIRSRSVERLSFSLTVATFFTSTSWTLYGLQLGDYYIMVPNTPGIVTSLIRFLLFRLFDSASHDKPPYKPLQV